In one window of Bradyrhizobium sp. AZCC 1721 DNA:
- the pnp gene encoding polyribonucleotide nucleotidyltransferase has protein sequence MFNTHSVEIDWGGRPLKLETGKIARQADGAVMATYGETVVLATVVAAKAPREGVDFLPLTVDYQEKTYAAGRIPGGYFKREGRPTEKETLVSRLIDRPIRPLFADGWRNETQVIVTVLSHDMENDPDVLSMVAASAALTLSGAPFKGPIGAARVAFSNDEYILNPTLDEMTDTQLDLVVAGTSDAVLMVESEAKELSEEIMLGAVMFGHRHFQPVIKAIIELAEKAAKDPREVTIIDNSEIEKEMLGLVEQDLRSAYAIPVKQERYAAVGKAKEKVIAHYFPEGQEPKYDKLRIAGVFKELEAKIVRWNILDTGKRIDGRDVKTVRNIIAEVGVLPRAHGSALFTRGETQAMVVTTLGTGEDEQYIDALSGTYKETFLLHYNFPPYSVGETGRLGGTKRREIGHGKLAWRAIHPVLPPHHEFPYTVRVVSEITESNGSSSMASVCGASLALMDAGVPLKRPTAGIAMGLILEDQRFAVLSDILGDEDHLGDMDFKVAGTDQGITSLQMDIKIEGITEEIMKVALGQAREGRVHILGEMAKALTNARAELGEYAPRIETFKIATDKIREVIGTGGKVIREIVEKTGAKVNIEDDGTVKVASNDGEAMKAAIKWIKSIASDPEIGQIYEGTVVKVMEFGAFVNFFGAKDGLVHISQLAASRVQKTSDVVKEGDKVKVKLLGFDDRGKTRLSMKVVDQVTGEDLEAKQKAEGQAPREAAGE, from the coding sequence ATGTTTAATACGCATTCCGTCGAGATCGACTGGGGTGGACGTCCCCTCAAGCTGGAAACCGGCAAGATCGCCCGTCAAGCCGACGGCGCCGTGATGGCGACCTATGGCGAGACCGTGGTGCTTGCCACCGTCGTTGCCGCCAAAGCGCCGCGCGAAGGCGTCGACTTCCTGCCGCTGACCGTGGACTACCAGGAAAAGACCTACGCCGCGGGCCGCATTCCGGGCGGCTACTTCAAGCGCGAGGGACGTCCGACCGAAAAGGAGACGCTGGTTTCCCGCCTGATCGATCGCCCGATCCGTCCGCTGTTCGCCGACGGCTGGCGCAATGAAACCCAGGTAATCGTCACCGTGCTCTCGCATGACATGGAGAACGATCCCGACGTGCTGTCGATGGTCGCCGCCTCGGCCGCGCTGACACTGTCGGGCGCTCCGTTCAAGGGACCGATCGGCGCCGCGCGCGTTGCCTTCAGCAACGACGAATACATCCTCAACCCGACGCTCGATGAAATGACCGACACGCAGCTCGACCTCGTCGTCGCCGGCACGTCGGACGCGGTGCTGATGGTCGAATCCGAAGCCAAGGAGCTCTCGGAAGAGATCATGCTCGGCGCGGTCATGTTCGGTCACCGCCACTTCCAGCCGGTGATCAAGGCGATCATCGAGCTGGCCGAAAAGGCCGCCAAGGACCCGCGCGAAGTCACCATCATCGACAACAGCGAGATCGAGAAGGAAATGCTCGGCCTGGTCGAGCAGGACCTGCGCTCGGCCTACGCGATTCCGGTCAAGCAGGAGCGCTATGCAGCGGTCGGCAAGGCCAAGGAAAAGGTGATTGCGCACTATTTCCCGGAAGGCCAGGAGCCGAAATACGACAAGCTGCGCATCGCCGGCGTGTTCAAGGAGCTCGAAGCCAAGATCGTTCGCTGGAACATTCTCGATACCGGCAAGCGCATCGACGGCCGCGACGTCAAGACCGTGCGCAACATCATCGCCGAAGTCGGCGTCCTGCCGCGCGCCCATGGTTCGGCGCTGTTCACCCGCGGCGAGACCCAGGCGATGGTCGTGACCACGCTCGGCACCGGCGAGGACGAGCAGTACATCGACGCGCTGTCGGGAACGTATAAGGAAACGTTCCTGCTGCACTACAACTTCCCGCCCTACTCGGTCGGTGAAACCGGACGCCTCGGCGGCACCAAGCGCCGCGAGATCGGCCACGGCAAGCTCGCCTGGCGCGCGATCCACCCGGTCCTGCCGCCGCACCACGAATTCCCCTACACGGTGCGCGTGGTCTCCGAGATCACCGAATCCAACGGCTCCTCGTCGATGGCATCGGTGTGCGGCGCTTCGCTGGCGCTGATGGATGCCGGCGTTCCCTTGAAGCGGCCGACCGCTGGTATCGCGATGGGCCTGATCCTGGAAGACCAACGCTTTGCGGTTCTGTCCGACATTCTCGGCGACGAGGATCATCTCGGCGACATGGACTTCAAGGTCGCCGGCACCGACCAGGGCATCACCTCGCTGCAGATGGACATCAAGATCGAGGGCATCACCGAGGAGATCATGAAGGTCGCGCTCGGTCAGGCGAGGGAAGGGCGTGTCCACATCCTCGGCGAAATGGCCAAGGCGCTGACCAACGCCCGCGCCGAGCTCGGCGAATACGCGCCACGGATCGAGACCTTCAAGATCGCGACCGACAAGATCCGTGAAGTGATCGGCACCGGCGGCAAGGTGATCCGCGAGATCGTCGAAAAGACCGGCGCCAAGGTCAACATCGAGGACGACGGCACCGTCAAGGTCGCCTCCAACGACGGCGAGGCGATGAAGGCCGCGATCAAGTGGATCAAGTCGATCGCCTCCGATCCGGAGATCGGCCAGATCTATGAGGGCACCGTGGTCAAGGTGATGGAGTTCGGCGCCTTCGTGAACTTCTTCGGCGCCAAGGACGGCCTGGTCCACATCAGCCAGCTCGCCGCCAGCCGCGTGCAGAAGACCTCCGACGTCGTTAAGGAAGGCGACAAGGTCAAGGTCAAGCTGCTGGGCTTCGACGACCGCGGCAAGACACGGCTGTCGATGAAGGTGGTCGATCAGGTGACCGGCGAGGACCTCGAGGCCAAACAGAAGGCAGAAGGCCAGGCGCCGCGTGAAGCCGCCGGCGAGTAA
- the fabB gene encoding beta-ketoacyl-ACP synthase I: MRRVVITGMGIVSSIGNNTQEVLASLREAKSGITRAEKHAELGFRSQVHGAPTLNPADVIDRRAMRFLAEGAAWNHVAMEQAIRDSGLEPNEVSNERTGIIMGSGGPSTRTLVEAADIARTKGPKRIGPFAVPKGMSSTASATLATWFKIKGVNYSISSACATSNHCIGNAYETIQIGKQDVIFAGGCEELDWTLSVLFDAMGAMSSKYNDTPATASRPYDISRDGFVIAGGAGVVVLEELERAKARGARIYGELVGYGATSDGYDMVAPSGEGAERCMRMAISTVKTPIDYINPHATSTPAGDPPEIEAIRKVFGTGDKCPPISATKALTGHSLGATGVQEAIYSLLMLNNGFVCESAHITELDPVFADMPIVRKRIDNAKLGTVLSNSFGFGGTNATLVFKRLDA, from the coding sequence ATGAGGCGGGTTGTCATCACGGGGATGGGTATCGTCTCATCCATCGGAAACAACACCCAGGAAGTGCTTGCGAGCCTTCGCGAGGCAAAATCCGGCATCACGCGTGCGGAAAAGCACGCCGAGCTCGGTTTTCGCTCGCAGGTGCACGGCGCGCCAACGCTCAATCCCGCTGACGTCATCGATCGTCGCGCCATGCGATTCCTTGCCGAAGGAGCGGCTTGGAATCACGTCGCGATGGAGCAGGCGATCCGCGATTCCGGCCTTGAACCCAACGAAGTCTCCAATGAGCGCACCGGCATCATCATGGGGTCGGGCGGACCGTCGACGCGGACGCTGGTGGAAGCGGCCGACATCGCGCGCACCAAGGGTCCGAAGCGGATCGGCCCGTTCGCGGTGCCGAAGGGCATGTCATCAACGGCCTCGGCGACATTGGCGACCTGGTTCAAGATCAAGGGCGTGAACTATTCGATCTCGTCGGCCTGCGCGACCTCGAACCATTGCATCGGCAACGCCTACGAGACGATCCAGATCGGCAAGCAGGACGTGATCTTCGCCGGCGGTTGCGAGGAGCTCGACTGGACCCTGTCGGTGCTGTTCGACGCCATGGGCGCAATGTCGTCCAAATACAACGACACGCCGGCGACGGCCTCGCGTCCCTACGACATCAGCCGCGATGGTTTTGTCATTGCCGGTGGCGCCGGCGTGGTGGTGCTGGAAGAGCTCGAACGTGCCAAGGCGCGCGGCGCGCGCATTTACGGCGAACTGGTCGGCTATGGCGCGACGTCGGACGGTTACGACATGGTGGCGCCGTCGGGCGAAGGCGCCGAGCGCTGCATGCGCATGGCGATTTCGACGGTGAAGACGCCGATCGACTACATCAATCCGCACGCCACCTCGACGCCGGCCGGCGATCCGCCGGAGATCGAGGCGATCCGAAAGGTGTTCGGCACCGGCGACAAGTGCCCGCCGATCTCGGCGACCAAGGCGTTGACCGGCCATTCGCTCGGCGCTACCGGCGTGCAGGAGGCGATCTACTCGCTTCTGATGCTGAACAACGGCTTCGTCTGCGAGAGCGCCCATATCACCGAACTCGATCCGGTGTTTGCCGACATGCCGATCGTGCGCAAGCGCATCGACAACGCCAAGCTCGGCACCGTGCTGTCGAACTCCTTCGGCTTCGGCGGCACCAACGCCACGCTGGTGTTCAAGCGGTTGGATGCGTGA
- a CDS encoding glutathione S-transferase family protein yields MIQLYWSPRSRSFSAIWLLEEAGLPYERVLTDITTGAQKAPEYLAINPMGKVPGLKDGDAALGEAAAICAYIADRYPETNLAPAATDPLRARYLQWLFFSPSCIEPALIQLFTKLEVPSSTASWGSATQTFDVLDAALQKGPWILGEKFSAADIMLGSGLNFAVRMFKMVPPRPSFDAYIDRCAARPAFQRAEKIAAG; encoded by the coding sequence ATGATCCAACTCTACTGGTCGCCGCGCTCCCGCTCCTTCTCCGCGATCTGGCTGCTGGAAGAAGCCGGGCTGCCTTATGAACGCGTGCTCACCGACATCACTACGGGCGCGCAGAAGGCGCCGGAATATCTAGCGATCAATCCGATGGGCAAGGTGCCGGGATTGAAGGACGGCGACGCCGCGCTCGGGGAGGCGGCAGCGATCTGCGCCTACATCGCCGACCGCTATCCCGAAACCAACCTTGCGCCGGCCGCCACCGATCCGCTGCGCGCAAGATATCTGCAGTGGCTGTTCTTCTCGCCGAGCTGCATCGAACCGGCGCTGATCCAGCTCTTCACGAAGCTGGAGGTGCCGTCGAGCACAGCGTCATGGGGCAGCGCGACCCAAACGTTCGACGTGCTCGATGCCGCCCTGCAGAAGGGCCCCTGGATTCTCGGCGAGAAGTTTTCGGCCGCCGACATCATGCTCGGCTCGGGGCTGAATTTTGCGGTGCGGATGTTCAAGATGGTGCCGCCACGGCCGTCATTCGACGCTTATATCGACCGCTGCGCGGCGCGTCCGGCCTTTCAGCGCGCGGAGAAGATCGCGGCGGGGTGA
- a CDS encoding GNAT family N-acetyltransferase codes for MSQIIIRLARPDEYDRIARVWMDSWVSTGLEDASDALLAKLRARVPMEVEKGWSLYVADDNGKLAAMLALHLSDRYLDQLFVAPEYQGNSVGRQLLAFSRKHLPDEIWLRCVRENEKAWRWYEREGFVFEKEEVEPAISRFMKYYRWRKSA; via the coding sequence GTGTCACAAATCATCATCCGCCTCGCCCGACCAGACGAGTATGACCGTATCGCCCGGGTCTGGATGGACAGTTGGGTCTCGACCGGATTGGAAGATGCCAGCGACGCCCTGCTGGCAAAGTTGCGCGCGCGTGTCCCGATGGAGGTGGAGAAGGGCTGGAGCCTTTACGTCGCCGACGACAACGGGAAATTGGCGGCGATGCTCGCGTTGCATCTTTCAGATCGCTATCTCGACCAGTTGTTCGTCGCGCCGGAATATCAGGGCAACAGCGTCGGACGCCAACTACTCGCCTTTTCGCGCAAACATCTGCCGGACGAAATCTGGCTGCGCTGCGTGCGCGAGAACGAAAAGGCCTGGCGCTGGTACGAGCGCGAGGGCTTTGTGTTCGAGAAGGAAGAGGTCGAACCGGCGATCAGCCGCTTCATGAAATATTATCGCTGGCGAAAATCGGCGTGA
- a CDS encoding LysR substrate-binding domain-containing protein, with translation MIQMTLRQLRYFDALARHGHFGRAAEACSISQPALSMQIKEMEEVLGGVLLERSARQVTLTKFGEEIVQRVRDILRSVDELGDFARASRDRLAGRLRIGMIPTIAPYLLPKVIENLARLHPELDIHVRETLTPKLIKEVVEGRLDTAIVALPVSEPSLTEVACFSENFLLVRPGEDEGTPVPSHDTLREMRLLLLEEGHCFRDQALSFCNMQSSPPREVLDASSLSTLVQMVGAGIGVTLIPEMAVAVETRSAPVSVARFRNPQPSRTIGMVWRKTSPLAGQLQQISEVVCLAADALREQRKTGSSSRKSRT, from the coding sequence ATGATCCAGATGACACTCAGACAGCTTCGCTATTTCGATGCGCTGGCACGTCACGGCCATTTCGGACGCGCAGCGGAGGCATGTTCGATCTCGCAGCCGGCGCTGTCGATGCAAATCAAGGAAATGGAAGAGGTCCTGGGCGGCGTGCTGCTGGAACGAAGCGCGCGACAGGTGACGCTGACGAAGTTCGGCGAAGAGATCGTCCAGCGTGTCCGCGACATCCTGCGCTCGGTCGACGAACTCGGAGATTTTGCCCGTGCCTCGCGTGACCGGCTCGCAGGGCGCTTACGCATCGGCATGATTCCTACGATTGCGCCCTATCTTTTGCCGAAGGTAATCGAGAATCTCGCGCGCCTGCATCCGGAGCTCGACATTCACGTGCGTGAGACGCTAACGCCGAAGCTGATCAAGGAAGTTGTCGAGGGCCGGCTCGATACCGCGATCGTTGCGCTGCCGGTGTCGGAGCCTTCACTGACCGAGGTCGCGTGCTTTTCTGAGAATTTCCTGCTGGTGCGGCCGGGCGAGGATGAAGGAACGCCGGTACCGAGCCACGACACGCTGCGCGAAATGCGGCTCTTGCTGCTCGAGGAGGGCCATTGCTTCCGCGATCAGGCGCTGTCGTTCTGCAACATGCAGTCCTCGCCGCCGCGGGAAGTTCTGGACGCGAGCTCGCTGTCGACGCTCGTGCAAATGGTCGGCGCCGGTATCGGCGTCACCCTGATCCCGGAAATGGCGGTTGCGGTGGAAACCCGCTCGGCGCCGGTCTCCGTTGCCCGCTTCAGGAATCCGCAGCCGTCGCGAACCATCGGCATGGTCTGGCGCAAGACAAGCCCGCTCGCCGGACAGCTCCAGCAAATCTCCGAAGTGGTTTGCCTCGCAGCCGACGCATTGCGCGAACAGCGCAAGACGGGATCGTCATCACGGAAATCACGGACCTGA
- the fabI gene encoding enoyl-ACP reductase FabI has protein sequence MQDLMKGKRGLIMGVANDHSIAWGIAKTLHAQGAELAFTYQGEALGKRVKPLAQSLGVDTVLSCDVEDLASVDSVFAALKAKWGGLDFVVHAIAFSDKNELKGRYADTTRENFSRTMLISCFSFTEIAKRAAELMPETGGSMITLTFGGSVRVMPNYNVMGVAKAALEASVRYLAADFGPRKIRINSISAGPVRTLAGSGIGDARAMFAFQQKHSPLGRGVTLEELGGSALYLLSDLSGGVTGEIHYVDSGYNVISMPRPEELKGTAE, from the coding sequence ATGCAAGACCTGATGAAAGGCAAGCGCGGGCTGATCATGGGCGTCGCCAATGATCATTCGATCGCCTGGGGCATCGCCAAGACGCTTCACGCGCAGGGCGCCGAACTCGCCTTCACCTATCAGGGCGAGGCGCTCGGCAAGCGCGTCAAGCCGCTGGCGCAATCGCTCGGCGTCGATACGGTGCTGTCGTGCGACGTCGAAGACCTTGCCAGCGTCGATTCGGTTTTCGCGGCGCTGAAGGCCAAATGGGGCGGGCTCGACTTCGTCGTCCACGCGATTGCGTTCTCCGACAAGAATGAGTTGAAGGGGCGCTATGCCGATACCACGCGCGAGAACTTTTCGCGCACCATGCTGATCTCCTGCTTTTCGTTCACCGAAATCGCCAAGCGCGCCGCCGAGCTGATGCCCGAGACCGGTGGCTCGATGATCACGCTGACCTTCGGAGGGTCGGTGCGCGTGATGCCGAATTACAACGTGATGGGTGTGGCGAAAGCGGCGCTGGAAGCGTCAGTACGCTATCTCGCCGCCGACTTCGGCCCGCGCAAGATCCGCATCAATTCGATCTCGGCCGGCCCAGTGCGCACGCTGGCGGGCTCCGGCATCGGCGATGCGCGCGCGATGTTCGCCTTCCAGCAGAAACACTCGCCGCTCGGTCGCGGCGTGACGCTGGAAGAACTCGGCGGCTCCGCGCTCTATCTGTTGTCCGACCTGTCAGGCGGTGTCACCGGGGAAATCCACTACGTCGATTCCGGCTACAACGTGATCTCGATGCCGCGGCCCGAAGAGCTGAAGGGAACGGCCGAATAG
- the fabA gene encoding 3-hydroxyacyl-[acyl-carrier-protein] dehydratase FabA — translation MLDRRSGYEYEDLLACGRGEMFGPGNAQLPLPPMLMFDRITEITDKGGEFGKGLIRAELDVKPDLWFFGCHFKNDPVMPGCLGLDAMWQMVGFYLGWIGGEGRGRALGLGELKFSGQVLPNARKVVYNIDMKRVMRSKLVLGVGDGWLSMDGEIIYRAKDLKVGLFKQGSAPGG, via the coding sequence ATGCTGGATCGGCGCAGCGGTTATGAATACGAGGATTTGCTTGCCTGCGGCCGCGGCGAGATGTTCGGCCCCGGAAATGCGCAGCTACCGCTGCCGCCGATGCTGATGTTCGACCGCATCACCGAGATCACCGACAAGGGCGGCGAGTTCGGCAAGGGTCTGATCCGCGCCGAACTCGATGTGAAGCCGGACCTGTGGTTTTTCGGCTGCCACTTCAAGAATGACCCGGTCATGCCGGGCTGCCTTGGCCTGGACGCGATGTGGCAGATGGTCGGATTTTACCTCGGGTGGATCGGCGGCGAGGGACGCGGCCGGGCGCTGGGGCTTGGGGAATTGAAGTTCTCCGGCCAGGTGCTGCCGAACGCCCGCAAGGTTGTGTACAACATCGACATGAAACGCGTGATGCGTTCAAAGCTGGTGCTCGGCGTCGGCGACGGCTGGCTTTCCATGGATGGCGAGATTATCTATCGCGCCAAGGATCTGAAGGTCGGGCTGTTCAAGCAGGGCTCCGCGCCGGGCGGCTGA
- a CDS encoding superoxide dismutase has product MPSMSRRHLMFAATGIAAVATAPRLVFAQAAAPAPAAAPTGPFTLPPLTYPTNAFEPHIDAKTMEIHHGKHHAAYVANLNNVAKTNAQLGTAKIEDVLGNLNALDDSIKFTVRNNLGGHANHTMFWEIMGPNGGKPEGEVLAAIDRDLGGMEKFQNDFNAAGGRQFGSGWVFVTVGKDGKLAIETRPNQDNPMMDGKRALMGNDVWEHAYYLNYQNRRADYLKAWWNTVNWAKIAERYAAAKAGTLGV; this is encoded by the coding sequence ATGCCATCCATGTCCCGACGCCACTTGATGTTTGCTGCAACCGGTATCGCGGCCGTGGCTACAGCCCCACGTCTCGTCTTCGCGCAGGCCGCCGCTCCCGCCCCGGCCGCCGCCCCAACCGGGCCGTTCACGCTGCCGCCGCTGACCTATCCGACCAACGCGTTCGAACCCCACATCGACGCCAAGACGATGGAAATCCACCATGGCAAGCACCATGCAGCCTATGTCGCCAACCTCAACAACGTCGCCAAGACCAATGCGCAATTGGGCACGGCGAAGATCGAGGACGTGCTCGGCAACCTGAATGCGCTCGACGACAGCATCAAATTCACCGTCCGCAACAATCTCGGCGGCCATGCCAACCACACCATGTTCTGGGAGATCATGGGTCCGAACGGCGGCAAGCCGGAAGGCGAGGTGCTGGCGGCGATCGACCGCGATCTCGGCGGCATGGAAAAATTCCAGAACGATTTTAATGCTGCCGGCGGACGCCAGTTCGGCTCGGGCTGGGTGTTCGTGACGGTGGGCAAGGACGGCAAGCTTGCGATCGAGACCCGTCCGAACCAGGACAATCCGATGATGGACGGCAAGCGCGCCCTGATGGGCAACGACGTCTGGGAGCACGCTTATTACCTGAACTACCAGAACCGCCGCGCGGATTATCTGAAAGCGTGGTGGAATACGGTGAACTGGGCCAAGATCGCCGAGCGTTATGCCGCGGCGAAGGCCGGTACACTCGGCGTTTGA
- the rpsO gene encoding 30S ribosomal protein S15 — protein MSITAERKAEVIKTNATKAGDTGSPEVQVAILSERINNLTGHFKTHVKDNHSRRGLLKLVSTRRSLLDYIKKKDEARYKALLEKHNIRR, from the coding sequence ATGTCGATTACCGCCGAACGCAAAGCGGAAGTCATCAAGACGAATGCCACCAAAGCCGGCGACACCGGCTCGCCCGAGGTCCAGGTTGCGATCCTGTCGGAACGCATCAACAATCTCACGGGCCACTTCAAGACCCACGTGAAGGACAATCATTCACGCCGCGGCCTCCTGAAGCTCGTGTCGACGCGCCGCTCGCTTCTCGACTACATCAAGAAGAAGGACGAGGCGCGTTACAAGGCGTTGCTCGAAAAGCATAACATTCGCCGTTGA
- the katG gene encoding catalase/peroxidase HPI, producing MDDKTKCPFSGGNRARTNRDWWPDALDVSILHRNSTLSDPMGEAFDYAKEFKTLDLNAVIKDLHALMTDSQEWWPADFGHYGGLMIRMAWHSAGTYRITDGRGGAGAGQQRFAPLNSWPDNANLDKARRLLWPIKQKYGRKISWADLMILAGNVALESMGFKTFGFAGGRPDVWEPEELFWGPEGTWLGDERYSGERQLAEPLGAVQMGLIYVNPEGPNGNPDPIAAAKDIRETFFRMAMNDEETVALIAGGHSFGKTHGAGDPSLVGADPESGALEDQGLGWKSKHGTGVGADAITGGPEVTWTQTPTKWSNLFFKNLFENEWELTQSPAGAKQWKAKGTEATIPDAYDKSKKHVPTMLTTDLSLRLDPAYEKISRRFYEHPDQFADAFARAWFKLTHRDMGPIARYLGPLVPKETLIWQDPIPAVDHPLIGEQDIAALKAKILASGLSVSQLVSTAWASASTFRGSDKRGGANGARIRLSPQKDWEVNQPAELKTVLQKLESIQKEFGKKVSLADLIVLAGCAAVEKAAKDAGLDVKVPFSPGRMDASQEQTDVESFAPLEPRADGFRNFVSAKKHQFMKPEEALVDRAQLLRLTGPEMTVLVGGLRVLGANFGGSKHGVFTQKPGTLTNDFFVNLLDMGTQWQPAGSDGVYESRDRKTNAVKWTGTRVDLIFGSHSQLRAFAEVYACTDSKEKFAKDFVAAWTKVMNLDRFDIA from the coding sequence ATGGATGACAAGACCAAATGCCCGTTCTCGGGCGGCAACCGCGCGCGCACGAACCGCGACTGGTGGCCGGACGCGCTCGACGTTTCGATCCTTCACCGCAATTCCACGCTCTCCGATCCGATGGGCGAGGCGTTCGACTACGCCAAGGAATTCAAGACGCTCGACCTCAATGCCGTGATCAAGGACCTGCACGCGTTGATGACGGACTCGCAGGAATGGTGGCCGGCCGACTTCGGTCACTACGGCGGCCTGATGATCCGCATGGCGTGGCACAGCGCGGGCACCTACCGCATCACGGATGGCCGCGGCGGCGCCGGCGCCGGTCAGCAGCGCTTCGCGCCGCTGAATAGCTGGCCTGACAACGCCAACCTCGACAAGGCGCGCCGGCTGTTGTGGCCGATCAAGCAGAAATACGGCCGGAAAATCTCATGGGCCGACCTGATGATTCTGGCTGGCAACGTCGCGCTGGAATCGATGGGCTTCAAGACGTTCGGCTTCGCCGGCGGCCGCCCCGACGTCTGGGAGCCCGAGGAGCTGTTCTGGGGGCCTGAGGGCACCTGGCTCGGCGACGAACGCTATAGCGGCGAACGCCAGCTCGCCGAGCCGCTCGGCGCCGTGCAGATGGGCCTCATCTACGTCAACCCGGAAGGGCCGAACGGCAATCCGGACCCGATCGCGGCGGCCAAGGATATCCGCGAGACCTTCTTCCGCATGGCGATGAACGACGAGGAAACCGTCGCCCTGATTGCGGGCGGCCACTCGTTCGGCAAGACCCACGGCGCCGGCGACCCGTCGCTGGTCGGAGCGGACCCGGAAAGCGGTGCGCTCGAGGATCAGGGCCTCGGCTGGAAGAGCAAGCATGGCACGGGCGTCGGCGCCGACGCCATCACCGGCGGCCCTGAAGTCACCTGGACGCAGACGCCGACCAAGTGGAGCAATCTGTTCTTCAAGAACCTGTTCGAAAACGAATGGGAACTGACGCAGAGCCCGGCTGGCGCGAAGCAGTGGAAGGCAAAAGGGACGGAAGCCACGATCCCGGACGCCTACGACAAGTCGAAGAAACATGTGCCGACCATGCTGACCACCGACCTGTCGCTGCGCCTCGACCCGGCCTACGAGAAGATCTCGCGGCGCTTCTACGAGCATCCGGACCAGTTCGCGGATGCGTTCGCGCGTGCCTGGTTCAAGCTCACGCACCGCGATATGGGCCCGATCGCGCGTTACCTCGGCCCGCTGGTGCCGAAGGAAACGCTGATCTGGCAGGACCCGATTCCGGCGGTCGATCATCCGCTGATCGGCGAGCAGGACATCGCCGCGCTGAAGGCGAAGATTCTCGCCTCCGGCCTGTCGGTGTCCCAGCTCGTCTCGACTGCATGGGCATCGGCCTCGACGTTCCGCGGCTCCGACAAGCGTGGTGGCGCGAACGGCGCGCGGATTCGCCTCAGCCCGCAGAAGGACTGGGAGGTCAACCAGCCGGCCGAGCTCAAGACCGTGCTGCAGAAGTTAGAGTCGATCCAGAAGGAGTTCGGCAAGAAGGTTTCGCTTGCCGACCTGATCGTTCTCGCCGGCTGCGCGGCGGTCGAAAAAGCCGCCAAGGACGCCGGACTGGACGTCAAGGTTCCGTTCTCGCCGGGTCGCATGGACGCCTCGCAGGAGCAGACCGACGTCGAATCCTTCGCCCCGCTCGAACCGCGTGCCGACGGCTTCCGCAACTTCGTCAGCGCCAAGAAGCACCAGTTCATGAAGCCCGAGGAAGCATTGGTGGACCGGGCGCAGTTGCTGCGGCTGACGGGGCCCGAGATGACAGTTCTCGTCGGCGGCCTGCGTGTCCTCGGCGCCAATTTCGGCGGGTCGAAGCACGGCGTGTTCACCCAAAAGCCCGGCACGCTGACGAACGACTTCTTCGTCAACCTGCTCGACATGGGCACGCAATGGCAGCCCGCCGGCTCCGACGGCGTATACGAGAGCCGAGACCGCAAGACGAATGCCGTCAAGTGGACCGGCACCCGCGTCGACCTGATCTTCGGTTCGCACTCGCAGCTCCGCGCCTTCGCGGAAGTCTATGCGTGCACGGACTCGAAGGAGAAGTTTGCGAAGGATTTCGTGGCGGCGTGGACCAAGGTGATGAACCTCGATCGATTCGACATCGCCTGA